A stretch of Lathyrus oleraceus cultivar Zhongwan6 chromosome 6, CAAS_Psat_ZW6_1.0, whole genome shotgun sequence DNA encodes these proteins:
- the LOC127096408 gene encoding LOW QUALITY PROTEIN: transcription factor PHYTOCHROME INTERACTING FACTOR-LIKE 15-like (The sequence of the model RefSeq protein was modified relative to this genomic sequence to represent the inferred CDS: substituted 2 bases at 2 genomic stop codons) — protein MANQEQELERVSSELEDLRGNMGQVMEILQVIRAKLDTQTTVVSEIVGPTIEPQPARTVPTTWPAYGLPSGFIPPVEGAPGFAQSTQQMAPLPTINENHPVVHTFAPPLVRAHVQPYFEDQQHAPDFSDEDDERQEDIRGMKENFQILEKRLRAMEGDQVFGATSKELNDEALELPSSKAIPPSRSSSKKSRAAEFHNLSEKRRRSKINEKLKALQNLIPNSNKTDKASMFDEAIEYLKXLQLQVQCWXSFLQMLMIRNGYSLHLVSLSGGSRPTTFSQTDLFNLDKGNTGFHNSVNAIASSANDECFAPPSFSFPEQGSISNQTVTANIANFDPSSSFQPSIKA, from the exons ATGGCAAATCAAGAACAAGAATTGGAGCGAGTAAGCTCAGAACTCGAAGACCTACGAGGAAACATGGGTCAAGTCATGGAGATACTACAGGTCATCAGGGCAAAGTTAGACACCCAAACGACAGTCGTTTCAGAAATCGTCGGTCCcacgattgaaccccaacctgcaagGACAGTACCAACCACTTGGCCAGCCTATGGTTTACCTTCTGGTTTCATACCTCCAGTTGAAGGCGCCCCTGGTTTTGCACAATCCACTCAGCAGATGGCTCCTCTACCAACCATCAATGAAAATCATCCAGTGGTCCACACGTTCGCACCACCTCTCGTTCGTGCACATGTGCAACCTTATtttgaggatcaacaacatgctccGGACTTTTCAGACGAAGATGATGAAAGGCAGGAAGACATAAGAGGGATGAAGGAGAATTTCCAGATTCTTGAGAAAAGGTtaagggctatggaaggtgaccaagtttttggtgctacTTCTAAG GAATTGAATGATGAAGCTTTAGAGTTGCCATCATCAAAAGCTATCCCACCATCACGTTCTTCATCAAAGAAAAGCAGAGCTGCAGAGTTTCATAATTTATCTGAAAAGAGAAGGAGGAGTAAGATTAATGAGAAATTGAAAGCTTTGCAGAATTTAATTCCGAATTCTAATAAGACAGACAAAGCTTCAATGTTTGATGAGGCTATAGAATATTTAAAGTAGCTTCAACTTCAAGTGCAATGTTGGTGATCATTTCTGCAGATGTTAATGATAAGAAATGGTTATAGCCTGCATCTGGTGTCTCTATCAGGAGGATCGCGACCTACGACGTTTTCTCAAACCGATTTATTCAATCTTGATAAGGGTAATACTGGATTTCACAATTCTGTCAACGCAATTGCCTCATCTGCAAATGATGAATGTTTTGCGCCGCCTAGTTTTAGTTTTCCAGAACAAGGCAGCATCTCGAATCAAACTGTCACGGCAAATATAGCTAATTTCGACCCCTCATCAAGTTTTCAACCCTCTATTAAGGCTTAA